A single genomic interval of Cucumis sativus cultivar 9930 chromosome 7, Cucumber_9930_V3, whole genome shotgun sequence harbors:
- the LOC101204052 gene encoding MMS19 nucleotide excision repair protein homolog isoform X1 produces MAELCKLTHYVESFVDVSRTPSQQATSLETITSLVKNNVLTIETLVREMGMYLTITDNIIRGRGILLLGELLACLASKPLDSATIHSLIAFFTERLADWKALRGALVGCLALMRRKTNVGSISQNDAKSVAQSYFQNLQVQSLGQHDRKLSFELLACLLEHYPDAVVSLGDDLVYGICEAIDGEKDPHCLLLTFRIVELVAKLFPDPTGALASSSSDLFEFLGCYFPIHFTHGKEEDIDVRRNDLSHALMRAFSSTPLFEPFAIPLLLEKLSSSLPLAKIDSLKYLSDCTVKYGADRMKKHSEAIWSSVKEIIFTSIGQPNLSINTESLNSPSFQENEMTTEALRLLQKMVVASNGLFLTLIINDEDVKDIFNILNIYTCYKDFPLQSRQRLNAVGHILYTSASASVASCDHVFESYFHRLLDFMGISVDQYHNDKISPIRNLNFGALYLCIEVIAACRNLIVSSDENTCSVKEKSYSMLQIFSCSVVQLLSSTFSGIVKRDLHDAEFYCAVKGLLNLSTFPVGSSPVSRVIFEDILLEFMSFITVNFKFGSLWNHALKALQHIGSFVDKYPGSVESQSYMHIVVEKIALMFSPHDEVLPLMLKLEMAVDIGRTGRSYMLKIVGGIEETIFYNLSEVYVYGNSKSVEIVLSLLDCYSTKILPWFDEAGDFEEVILRFALNIWDQIEKCSTFSTSMDKCIQVLLDATMMALKLSVRSCSKESQNIIVQKAFNVLLTSSFSPLKVTLSNTIPVQMEGLQFLQQKDNPTSRDEWILSLFASVTIALRPQVHVPDVRLIIRLLMLSTTRGCVPAAQALGSMINKLSVKSDKVEVSSYVSLEEAIDIIFKTEFRCLHNESTGDGSEMFLTDLCSSIEKSSLLQVHAVVGLSWIGKGLLLCGHDKVRDITMVFLQLLVSKSRTDASPLQQFKLEKDNETSLDFAVMKGAAEAFHILMSDSEACLNRKFHAIVRPLYKQRFFSTMMPIFQTLVSKSDTSLSRYMLYQAYAHVISDTPLTAILSDAKKFIPMLLDGLLTLSVNGINKDVVYSLLLVLSGILMDKNGQEAVTENAHKIVDCLAGLTDFSHMMLVRETAIQCLVAVSELPHARIYPMRRQVLHVISKALDDPKRSVRQEAVRCRQAWASIASRSLHF; encoded by the exons GCCACAAGCTTGGAAACGATCACCTCCCTTGTGAAGAACAATGTACTAACAATAGAAACACTG GTTAGAGAAATGGGGATGTATTTGACAATTACTGATAACATTATTCGAGGCAGAG GCATACTTCTTCTTGGGGAACTACTTGCATGTCTAGCATCAAAGCCTCTGGATAGTGCAACAATTCACAGCCTAATTGCCTTCTTCACAGAGAGACTG GCAGATTGGAAAGCTTTACGAGGTGCCCTTGTTGGCTGCTTGGCACTAATGAGGAGGAAAACAAATGTTGGGTCAATTTCTCAGAATGATGCAAAGTCAGTTGCACagtcttattttcaaaatcttcaaGTACAGTCCCTGGGACAGCATGATCGAAAG CTGAGTTTTGAACTTCTGGCGTGTCTTTTGGAACATTATCCTGATGCAGTTGTTTCACTG GGTGATGATCTTGTGTATGGAATCTGTGAAGCCATTGATGGTGAAAAAGATCCACACTGCTTACTGCTTACTTTTCGCATCGTTGAGCTTGTGGCAAAACTATTCCCAGATCCAACTGGAGCACTTGCAAGTAGTTCTAGCGATCTTTTTGAATTCCTGGGTTGCTATTTCCCAATCCATTTTACACAT GGAAAAGAGGAGGACATAGATGTAAGAAGGAATGATCTTTCGCATGCACTTATG AGGGCCTTCTCATCTACCCCCCTCTTTGAGCCATTTGCCATTCCTTTGCTTCTTGAGAAACTTTCATCTTCATTGCCATTAGCAAAG ATTGATTCTTTGAAGTATCTAAGTGATTGCACTGTCAAATATGGGGCAGATAGAATGAAAAAGCATAGTGAAGCTATCTGGTCTTCAGTAAAGGAGATCATATTTACTTCAATAGGACAGCCGAATTTGTCCATTAACACAGAATCATTAAATAGTCCAAGCTTTCAAGAGAATGAAATGACAACAGAAGCACTAAGACTCCTGCAGAAGATGGTTGTTGCGAGCAATGGgttatttttaacattaattatCAATGATGAAGACGTAAAGGATATTTTCAATAtcctaaatatttatacatgtTACAAGGACTTTCCTTTGCAAAGCAGGCAGAGACTAAATGCAGTGGGCCATATCCTTTACACGTCAGCAAGTGCATCTGTTGCTTCCTGCGATCATGTGTTTGAAAGTTACTTCCATCGTTTGCTGGATTTTATGGGGATTTCTGTGGATCAGTATcataatgataaaatttctCCCATAAGGAATTTAAACTTTGGAGCCCTCTATCTCTGTATTGAAGTTATTGCAGCTTGCAGAAACTTGATTGTAAGCTCTGATGAAAACACATGCTCCGTTAAAGAGAAATCATACTCCatgcttcaaattttttcatgTTCAGTGGTTCAGCTCCTCAGCTCTACCTTTTCAGGAATTGTTAAACGAGATCTGCATGATGCTGAATTCTACTGTGCAG TAAAGGGCTTGCTGAATCTGTCCACATTCCCGGTAGGCTCTTCACCAGTATCCAGAGTCATATTTGAGGATATTTTGTTGGAGTTCATGTCATTTATAACAGTGAACTTCAAATTTGGATCGTTGTGGAATCATGCCTTGAAGGCACTACAGCATATTGGTTCATTTGTTGACAAATATCCTGGGTCTGTGGAATCACAAAGTTACATGCATATAGTCGTTGAAAAGATTGCATTGATGTTCTCTCCTCATGATGAGGTCTTGCCACTGATGCTTAAACTTGAGATGGCAGTTGACATTGGTAGAACTGGGCGCAGTTATATGCTGAAAATTGTTGGGGGGATTGAAGAGACAATATTCTACAATTTATCTGAGGTTTAT gtCTATGGCAATTCAAAATCAGTCGAGATTGTATTGTCCCTGTTGGATTGCTACTCGACCAAAATTCTTCCATG GTTTGATGAAGCTGGAGATTTTGAGGAAGTCATACTGCGATTTGCACTGAACATTTGggatcaaattgaaaaatgttcaACTTTTAGCACTTCGATGGATAAA TGTATCCAGGTGCTTCTTGATGCTACCATGATGGCATTGAAACTCTCAGTTCGAAGTTGCTCAAAGGAGAGCCAGAATATTATAGTCCAAAAGGCATTCAATGTATTATTAACAAGCAGTTTTTCTCCTTTAAAAGTGACATTATCTAATACAATACCAGTTCAGATGGAGGGCTTGCAATTTCTGCAGCAGAAAGATAATCCTACTTCTAGAGATGAATGgattctttcattatttgcATCAGTCACTATAGCACTTCGCCCACAAGTACATGTTCCAGACGTGAGATTAATAATTCGTTTGCTTATGTTATCCACCACCAGGGGCTGTGTACCAGCTGCACAGGCACTGGGTTCTATGATCAATAAATTGAGTGTGAAATCTGATAAAGTAGAAGTCTCAAGTTATGTTTCCTTGGAAGAAGCTATTgacattattttcaaaacagaATTTAGGTGCCTCCATAATGAAAGTACTGGTGATGGCAGTGAAATGTTTCTCACTGATTTATGCTCTAGCATTGAAAAAAGCTCTTTGCTTCAAGTTCATGCTGTGGTTGGATTATCATGGATTGGAAAAGGTTTGCTCCTTTGTGGTCATGATAAGGTCCGAGATATAACCATGGTTTTCTTGCAGCTCTTAGTGTCAAAAAGCAGAACAGATGCCTCACCCTTGCAGCAGTTTAAACTGGAAAAAGATAACGAAACAAGCTTAGACTTTGCAGTCATGAAAGGTGCAGCAGAGGCATTTCACATTCTTATGAGTGATTCTGAGGCTTGTTTGAACCGAAAGTTCCATGCAATAGTACGACCACTTTATAAGCAGCGTTTTTTCTCTACCATGATGCCTATTTTCCAGACTCTAGTAAGCAAATCAGATACGTCACTTTCTAG ATATATGTTGTACCAGGCATATGCACATGTTATATCTGATACTCCACTCACTGCTATATTGAGTGATGCAAAGAAG TTTATTCCTATGCTTTTGGATGGGTTGTTAACATTAAGTGTGAACGGCATAAATAAGGATGTGGTTTATAGCCTCCTCCTTGTTTTATCTGGGATATTGATGGATAAAAATG GACAGGAAGCTGTAACAGAGAATGCACATAAAATTGTTGATTGCCTAGCTGGACTTACTGACTTTTCTCATATGATG CTCGTACGAGAAACTGCAATTCAGTGCCTTGTCGCTGTGTCTGAACTGCCCCATGCAAGGATATACCCCATGAGAAGACAG GTACTGCACGTAATATCTAAAGCTCTTGATGATCCAAAAAGATCTGTTCGACAGGAAGCTGTCAGATGTCGACAAGCATG GGCATCGATTGCATCAAGAAGTCTTCATTTCTAA
- the LOC101204052 gene encoding MMS19 nucleotide excision repair protein homolog isoform X2: MRRKTNVGSISQNDAKSVAQSYFQNLQVQSLGQHDRKLSFELLACLLEHYPDAVVSLGDDLVYGICEAIDGEKDPHCLLLTFRIVELVAKLFPDPTGALASSSSDLFEFLGCYFPIHFTHGKEEDIDVRRNDLSHALMRAFSSTPLFEPFAIPLLLEKLSSSLPLAKIDSLKYLSDCTVKYGADRMKKHSEAIWSSVKEIIFTSIGQPNLSINTESLNSPSFQENEMTTEALRLLQKMVVASNGLFLTLIINDEDVKDIFNILNIYTCYKDFPLQSRQRLNAVGHILYTSASASVASCDHVFESYFHRLLDFMGISVDQYHNDKISPIRNLNFGALYLCIEVIAACRNLIVSSDENTCSVKEKSYSMLQIFSCSVVQLLSSTFSGIVKRDLHDAEFYCAVKGLLNLSTFPVGSSPVSRVIFEDILLEFMSFITVNFKFGSLWNHALKALQHIGSFVDKYPGSVESQSYMHIVVEKIALMFSPHDEVLPLMLKLEMAVDIGRTGRSYMLKIVGGIEETIFYNLSEVYVYGNSKSVEIVLSLLDCYSTKILPWFDEAGDFEEVILRFALNIWDQIEKCSTFSTSMDKCIQVLLDATMMALKLSVRSCSKESQNIIVQKAFNVLLTSSFSPLKVTLSNTIPVQMEGLQFLQQKDNPTSRDEWILSLFASVTIALRPQVHVPDVRLIIRLLMLSTTRGCVPAAQALGSMINKLSVKSDKVEVSSYVSLEEAIDIIFKTEFRCLHNESTGDGSEMFLTDLCSSIEKSSLLQVHAVVGLSWIGKGLLLCGHDKVRDITMVFLQLLVSKSRTDASPLQQFKLEKDNETSLDFAVMKGAAEAFHILMSDSEACLNRKFHAIVRPLYKQRFFSTMMPIFQTLVSKSDTSLSRYMLYQAYAHVISDTPLTAILSDAKKFIPMLLDGLLTLSVNGINKDVVYSLLLVLSGILMDKNGQEAVTENAHKIVDCLAGLTDFSHMMLVRETAIQCLVAVSELPHARIYPMRRQVLHVISKALDDPKRSVRQEAVRCRQAWASIASRSLHF, encoded by the exons ATGAGGAGGAAAACAAATGTTGGGTCAATTTCTCAGAATGATGCAAAGTCAGTTGCACagtcttattttcaaaatcttcaaGTACAGTCCCTGGGACAGCATGATCGAAAG CTGAGTTTTGAACTTCTGGCGTGTCTTTTGGAACATTATCCTGATGCAGTTGTTTCACTG GGTGATGATCTTGTGTATGGAATCTGTGAAGCCATTGATGGTGAAAAAGATCCACACTGCTTACTGCTTACTTTTCGCATCGTTGAGCTTGTGGCAAAACTATTCCCAGATCCAACTGGAGCACTTGCAAGTAGTTCTAGCGATCTTTTTGAATTCCTGGGTTGCTATTTCCCAATCCATTTTACACAT GGAAAAGAGGAGGACATAGATGTAAGAAGGAATGATCTTTCGCATGCACTTATG AGGGCCTTCTCATCTACCCCCCTCTTTGAGCCATTTGCCATTCCTTTGCTTCTTGAGAAACTTTCATCTTCATTGCCATTAGCAAAG ATTGATTCTTTGAAGTATCTAAGTGATTGCACTGTCAAATATGGGGCAGATAGAATGAAAAAGCATAGTGAAGCTATCTGGTCTTCAGTAAAGGAGATCATATTTACTTCAATAGGACAGCCGAATTTGTCCATTAACACAGAATCATTAAATAGTCCAAGCTTTCAAGAGAATGAAATGACAACAGAAGCACTAAGACTCCTGCAGAAGATGGTTGTTGCGAGCAATGGgttatttttaacattaattatCAATGATGAAGACGTAAAGGATATTTTCAATAtcctaaatatttatacatgtTACAAGGACTTTCCTTTGCAAAGCAGGCAGAGACTAAATGCAGTGGGCCATATCCTTTACACGTCAGCAAGTGCATCTGTTGCTTCCTGCGATCATGTGTTTGAAAGTTACTTCCATCGTTTGCTGGATTTTATGGGGATTTCTGTGGATCAGTATcataatgataaaatttctCCCATAAGGAATTTAAACTTTGGAGCCCTCTATCTCTGTATTGAAGTTATTGCAGCTTGCAGAAACTTGATTGTAAGCTCTGATGAAAACACATGCTCCGTTAAAGAGAAATCATACTCCatgcttcaaattttttcatgTTCAGTGGTTCAGCTCCTCAGCTCTACCTTTTCAGGAATTGTTAAACGAGATCTGCATGATGCTGAATTCTACTGTGCAG TAAAGGGCTTGCTGAATCTGTCCACATTCCCGGTAGGCTCTTCACCAGTATCCAGAGTCATATTTGAGGATATTTTGTTGGAGTTCATGTCATTTATAACAGTGAACTTCAAATTTGGATCGTTGTGGAATCATGCCTTGAAGGCACTACAGCATATTGGTTCATTTGTTGACAAATATCCTGGGTCTGTGGAATCACAAAGTTACATGCATATAGTCGTTGAAAAGATTGCATTGATGTTCTCTCCTCATGATGAGGTCTTGCCACTGATGCTTAAACTTGAGATGGCAGTTGACATTGGTAGAACTGGGCGCAGTTATATGCTGAAAATTGTTGGGGGGATTGAAGAGACAATATTCTACAATTTATCTGAGGTTTAT gtCTATGGCAATTCAAAATCAGTCGAGATTGTATTGTCCCTGTTGGATTGCTACTCGACCAAAATTCTTCCATG GTTTGATGAAGCTGGAGATTTTGAGGAAGTCATACTGCGATTTGCACTGAACATTTGggatcaaattgaaaaatgttcaACTTTTAGCACTTCGATGGATAAA TGTATCCAGGTGCTTCTTGATGCTACCATGATGGCATTGAAACTCTCAGTTCGAAGTTGCTCAAAGGAGAGCCAGAATATTATAGTCCAAAAGGCATTCAATGTATTATTAACAAGCAGTTTTTCTCCTTTAAAAGTGACATTATCTAATACAATACCAGTTCAGATGGAGGGCTTGCAATTTCTGCAGCAGAAAGATAATCCTACTTCTAGAGATGAATGgattctttcattatttgcATCAGTCACTATAGCACTTCGCCCACAAGTACATGTTCCAGACGTGAGATTAATAATTCGTTTGCTTATGTTATCCACCACCAGGGGCTGTGTACCAGCTGCACAGGCACTGGGTTCTATGATCAATAAATTGAGTGTGAAATCTGATAAAGTAGAAGTCTCAAGTTATGTTTCCTTGGAAGAAGCTATTgacattattttcaaaacagaATTTAGGTGCCTCCATAATGAAAGTACTGGTGATGGCAGTGAAATGTTTCTCACTGATTTATGCTCTAGCATTGAAAAAAGCTCTTTGCTTCAAGTTCATGCTGTGGTTGGATTATCATGGATTGGAAAAGGTTTGCTCCTTTGTGGTCATGATAAGGTCCGAGATATAACCATGGTTTTCTTGCAGCTCTTAGTGTCAAAAAGCAGAACAGATGCCTCACCCTTGCAGCAGTTTAAACTGGAAAAAGATAACGAAACAAGCTTAGACTTTGCAGTCATGAAAGGTGCAGCAGAGGCATTTCACATTCTTATGAGTGATTCTGAGGCTTGTTTGAACCGAAAGTTCCATGCAATAGTACGACCACTTTATAAGCAGCGTTTTTTCTCTACCATGATGCCTATTTTCCAGACTCTAGTAAGCAAATCAGATACGTCACTTTCTAG ATATATGTTGTACCAGGCATATGCACATGTTATATCTGATACTCCACTCACTGCTATATTGAGTGATGCAAAGAAG TTTATTCCTATGCTTTTGGATGGGTTGTTAACATTAAGTGTGAACGGCATAAATAAGGATGTGGTTTATAGCCTCCTCCTTGTTTTATCTGGGATATTGATGGATAAAAATG GACAGGAAGCTGTAACAGAGAATGCACATAAAATTGTTGATTGCCTAGCTGGACTTACTGACTTTTCTCATATGATG CTCGTACGAGAAACTGCAATTCAGTGCCTTGTCGCTGTGTCTGAACTGCCCCATGCAAGGATATACCCCATGAGAAGACAG GTACTGCACGTAATATCTAAAGCTCTTGATGATCCAAAAAGATCTGTTCGACAGGAAGCTGTCAGATGTCGACAAGCATG GGCATCGATTGCATCAAGAAGTCTTCATTTCTAA
- the LOC101203806 gene encoding LOW QUALITY PROTEIN: protein PAF1 homolog (The sequence of the model RefSeq protein was modified relative to this genomic sequence to represent the inferred CDS: inserted 1 base in 1 codon), with translation MASYRPYPPQSSFGSAPAQNSIPPPSAQSASVSSQQRGGATTQYNQNWGTYAGDASAPPAPSSSYPQNYNNQLHQTSNYHHQQYGPPRTQHPPPPPPPPHQSYPYAPQPPPPPPPDSSYPPPPPPPATSQPPNLYYPSSQYSQGNQNQQSMQPPPPPSSPPPSSSXPPPPPPNSPPPPSASQQKAEGTNMGAHERDKGVPKDPSYGRRDRENSNHDKHQKHSGPPMPPKKANGPSGRMETDDEKRLRKKREFEKQRQDERHRHHLKESQNTILQKTQMLSTGKVHGSIVGSRMGERKATPFLSGERIENRLKKPTTFLCKLKFRNELPDTSAQPKLMSLRKEKDHYTRYTITSLEKTYKPQLYVEPDLGIPLDLLDLSVYNPSSVRMPLAPEDEELLRDDVLKTPVKKDGGIKRKERPTDKGVAWLVKTQYISPLSIESAKQSLTEKQAKELREMKGGRNILENLNNRERQIKEIEASFEACKSRPIHATNKNLYPVEVLPLLPDFDRYDDPFVVVAFDSAPTADSETFNKLDQSIRDAHESQAIMKSYMATSSDPSKPEKFLAYMVPSPDELSKDIYDEQEDVSYSWVREYHWDVRGDNVDDPTTYLVSFDDAEARYVPLPTKLVLRKKRAKEGRSSDEVEHFPAPARVTVRRRPTVATLEVKDPGIYSNSKRGSDIEDGIGRSHKHDRHQDMDQFSGAEDEMSD, from the exons ATGGCTTCTTACCGGCCATATCCTCCTCAATCGTCTTTCGGTTCTGCTCCAGCTCAAAACTCTATTCCACCTCCATCTGCCCAATCCGCTTCCGTCTCATCCCAACAGCGAGGAGGAGCTACTACTCAATATAATCAGAATTGGGGTACTTACGCCGGTGATGCCTCTGCACCTCCTGCTCCTTCTTCATCCTATCCCCAAAATTACAACAACCAACTTCATCAAACTTCTAATTACCACCATCAACAGTATGGTCCTCCCAGAACACAACACCCtccacctcctcctcctcctcctcacCAGTCCTATCCTTATGCACCTCAACCACCGCCCCCTCCTCCTCCTGATTCTTCCTATCCACCGCCTCCACCCCCACCAGCGACTTCACAGCCTCCTAATCTTTACTATCCTTCTTCACAGTATTCCCAGGGTAATCAAAACCAGCAGTCAATGCAGCCACCACCTCCGCCCTCATCTCCACCACCGAGTTCTT ATCCCCCACCTCCCCCCCCAAATTCTCCCCCACCTCCATCAGCCTCTCAGCAAAAAGCAGAGGGTACAAACATGGGAGCACACGAACGCGATAAAGGAGTTCCCAAGGATCCCTCATATGGCAGGCGTGATCgtgaaaattcaaatcatgATAAACACCAGAAGCATTCTGGTCCCCCAATGCCTCCCAAGAAAGCAAACGGTCCTTCAGGGAGAATGGAGACAGATGATGAGAAAAGActgaggaagaagagagagttCGAAAAACAAAGGCAAGATGAGAGGCACAGACACCATCTAAAAGAATCCCAAAACACTATACTGCAAAAGACCCAGATGTTATCTACTGGGAAGGTGCATGGATCAATTGTAGGATCCCGAATGGGGGAAAGGAAGGCTACTCCTTTTCTTAGTGGGGAGAGAATAGAAAATAGGTTGAAGAAGCCAACCACATTTTTGTGCAAGTTGAA ATTCCGCAACGAGCTTCCAGATACAAGTGCTCAGCCGAAGCTCATGTCACTACGGAAAGAGAAAGATCA CTATACAAGATATACAATTACATCACTAGAGAAAACCTACAAACCTCAGCTTTATGTAGAGCCAGATCTTGGAATACCTCTCGATTTGCTTGACCTCAGTGTATACAA CCCTTCTAGTGTTAGAATGCCCCTTGCTCCTGAAGATGAGGAATTATTACGTGATGATGTATTGAAAACTCCAGTTAAAAAAGATGGTggtataaaaagaaaagagcgTCCTACTGATAAAGGTGTTGCCTGGCTTGTTAAGACACAGTACATTTCTCCTCTCAGCATTGAATCTGCGAAGCAG TCTTTGACTGAAAAACAGGCAAAAGAACTGCGAGAAATGAAGGGAGGACGCAATATTCTTGAGAACCTCAATAATAG GGAAAGACAAATTAAGGAAATTGAGGCATCATTTGAGGCATGCAAGTCACGCCCTATTCACGCCACTAATAAGAATTTATATCCTGTTGAGGTTTTACCTCTTCTACCTGATTTTGATAG GTATGATGATCCATTTGTTGTGGTGGCGTTTGATAGTGCTCCCACAGCTGATTCAGAGACTTTCAACAAGTTAGACCAATCCATCCGTGACGCTCATGAATCACAG GCGATAATGAAAAGTTATATGGCAACAAGCTCAGATCCCTCAAAACCTGAGAAATTTCTTGCGTACATGGTTCCCTCTCCAGATGAG CTTTCGAAGGATATTTACGATGAACAAGAAGATGTCTCTTATTCCTGGGTTCGTGAGTATCATTGGGAT GTACGGGGTGACAATGTGGACGACCCCACTACATATCTCGTTTCATTTGATGATGCAGAAGCTCGTTATGTG CCACTTCCCACAAAGCTTGTTCTTAGAAAAAAGAGGGCTAAAGAAGGGAGATCCAGTGATGAGGTTGAACATTTTCCAGCACCTGCAAGAGTGACTGTAAGGAGAAGACCAACCGTAGCTACTTTGGAAGTGAAGGATCCTGGG ATTTACTCAAATTCAAAAAGAGGATCAGATATTGAAGATGGTATAGGAAGATCGCATAAACATGATAGACATCAAGACATGGATCAATTCAGTGGAGCTGAAGACGAGATGTCTGATTGA